Proteins co-encoded in one Phycodurus eques isolate BA_2022a chromosome 21, UOR_Pequ_1.1, whole genome shotgun sequence genomic window:
- the rpl7 gene encoding 60S ribosomal protein L7 isoform X2, which yields MADEKKKVPTVPESLLKRRKAYAALKARRLKKMQSQKRARKAERKVIFKRAQKYHKQYREMYRREIRLSRTARKVGNYYVPAEPKLAFVIRIRGINGVSPKVRKVLQLMRLRQIFNGVFVKLNKASINMLRIAEPYIAWGYPNLKSVRELIYKRGHGKIRNQRIALSDNILVKRNLGKCGIICVEDLIHEIYTVGKKFKFANNFLWPFKLSSPRGGMNKKTTHFVEGGDAGNREDQINRMIRRMN from the exons ATGGCGGACGAAAA AAAAAAGGTTCCCACGGTCCCTGAGAGCCTTTTGAAGAGGCGAAAGGCCTACGCCGCCTTGAAGGCTAGACGTTTAAAGAAGATGCAGTCCCAGAAAAGG GCCCGTAAAGCAGAACGAAAGGTCATCTTCAAAAGGGCTCAGAAGTACCACAAGCAGTACAGGGAGATGTACAGGCGTGAGATCCGCCTTTCACGAACTGCCCGTAAAGTGGGAAACTACTATGTGCCGGCTGAGCCCAAATTGGCATTTGTCATCAGGATCAGGGG TATCAATGGTGTCAGCCCAAAGGTCCGCAAAGTTCTGCAGTTGATGCGTCTTCGTCAGATCTTCAATGGTGTGTTTGTCAAGCTTAACAAGGCTTCAATTAACATGCTCAGGATCGCAGAACCTTACATTGCTTGGGG ATACCCCAACCTAAAATCTGTGCGTGAGCTCATCTACAAGCGTGGCCATGGCAAGATCAGGAACCAGCGTATTGCTCTCTCGGACAACATTTTGGTGAAGAGGAACCTTG GAAAATGTGGCATAATCTGTGTTGAGGATCTCATCCATGAGATTTACACCGTTGGCAAGAAGTTCAAGTTCGCCAACAACTTCCTGTGGCCCTTCAAGCTGTCGTCACCTCGTGGTGGCATGAACAAGAAGACCACCCACTTTGTGGAGGGGGGTGATGCTGGCAACAGGGAGGATCAGATCAACAGAATGATCCGAAGGATGAACTAG
- the rpl7 gene encoding 60S ribosomal protein L7 isoform X1 — translation MKPVSKFPPFRRKKVPTVPESLLKRRKAYAALKARRLKKMQSQKRARKAERKVIFKRAQKYHKQYREMYRREIRLSRTARKVGNYYVPAEPKLAFVIRIRGINGVSPKVRKVLQLMRLRQIFNGVFVKLNKASINMLRIAEPYIAWGYPNLKSVRELIYKRGHGKIRNQRIALSDNILVKRNLGKCGIICVEDLIHEIYTVGKKFKFANNFLWPFKLSSPRGGMNKKTTHFVEGGDAGNREDQINRMIRRMN, via the exons ATGAAACCGGTGAGCAAGTTTCCACCTTTCCGAAG AAAAAAGGTTCCCACGGTCCCTGAGAGCCTTTTGAAGAGGCGAAAGGCCTACGCCGCCTTGAAGGCTAGACGTTTAAAGAAGATGCAGTCCCAGAAAAGG GCCCGTAAAGCAGAACGAAAGGTCATCTTCAAAAGGGCTCAGAAGTACCACAAGCAGTACAGGGAGATGTACAGGCGTGAGATCCGCCTTTCACGAACTGCCCGTAAAGTGGGAAACTACTATGTGCCGGCTGAGCCCAAATTGGCATTTGTCATCAGGATCAGGGG TATCAATGGTGTCAGCCCAAAGGTCCGCAAAGTTCTGCAGTTGATGCGTCTTCGTCAGATCTTCAATGGTGTGTTTGTCAAGCTTAACAAGGCTTCAATTAACATGCTCAGGATCGCAGAACCTTACATTGCTTGGGG ATACCCCAACCTAAAATCTGTGCGTGAGCTCATCTACAAGCGTGGCCATGGCAAGATCAGGAACCAGCGTATTGCTCTCTCGGACAACATTTTGGTGAAGAGGAACCTTG GAAAATGTGGCATAATCTGTGTTGAGGATCTCATCCATGAGATTTACACCGTTGGCAAGAAGTTCAAGTTCGCCAACAACTTCCTGTGGCCCTTCAAGCTGTCGTCACCTCGTGGTGGCATGAACAAGAAGACCACCCACTTTGTGGAGGGGGGTGATGCTGGCAACAGGGAGGATCAGATCAACAGAATGATCCGAAGGATGAACTAG